Part of the Clostridiisalibacter paucivorans DSM 22131 genome is shown below.
ATCTATTTTTCCATTTTTTATTAGATAGCCTTCAAGTACAGCAAAATTAAAATCTCCAGTTGCAGGATTTACAGAGCCTCCCCCCATGTATTTCGCATAAAGTCCCTTTTCAGTATTAGCTATAATATCAGATTTTTTAGAATCCCCAGATTGTATATATGTATTGGTCATTCTAGATGTAGGAGGATATTTATAAGACTGTCTTCTTCCTGAACCAGTTGGCTCCATTTTAAGCCTTTTTCCATTTAACCTATCCACCATATATCCCTTAAGAATACCATTTTCTATAAGTATATTTCTCTTTGTAGGGATTCCTTCGTCATCTATATTTTGAGAACCCCAACCATTTGGTATAGTTCCATCATCTACAGCTGTAACTAAATCTGAAGCCACTTTGTGACCAATTTTATTGGCAAATACTGATGTCCCTTTAGCAACTGAAGTCGCTTCTAATCCATGACCACAAGCTTCATGAAAAATCACGCCTCCAAACTTGTTATCTATCACCACAGTCATTGGACCACTGGGACAATCTTGACTATGTAACATAGTTTTTGCCATTCTTGCCGATTCTTTTGCATAATCTTCTATATTAATAGTATTATAAAAATCAAATCCCATATGGGCCCCTGGCCCCATAAATCCAGTTTGCATATTTTTCCCATCGGATGCAGTAGTTTGTATAGCTGTCCTTGTCCTAACCCTTCTATCCTCAACAAATAACCCTTCCGAATTGGATATCAATACATCTTGTACATAGTCCATATATCTTATTTTTACTTGTATTATGCTCTCATCATAATCTTTAGCTTTATAATATGCCCTTTTCATTAATTCTATCTTTTTATTCTTATTAACCTTATTTGGTAGCATAATTATATTATGATGGCCTTGTATGATATTCTTATGCAAATTAATCTTTTTATATGGTTTATTTACAGATATAGTTAGACAAGCTTCGTTAACTAATTCTATTAAATTATTTCTAGATGTATCACTAGTATATGCGTAGACACTATTATTATCTTTAAAAATTCTTATCCCTAGACCATATTCTATGCCAGATATACTTTTTTCTATATTTCCAGCTGCCATTTCTATATTATCCACTTCCTTATTTTCCACAAATATCTCTACAAAGTCTCCACCTAATCTTAGTCCAATATTTATTATTTCTTGAATTAAGTCTTTTTTTATCATACTGTACCCCTCCAAATATCTTTATAATATATTATTTCGATATTTGTATTAAATTTCCTTTAAAATCAACTAGGTATGGCTTTTACTTTTTATAATTTATAATCACAAAACCTCTATAAAAGTCAGGAGTATTTCACAAAATTTGCGTGCATACAAATAAGTTAGTAGTTAACTACTCGATATCAACTACTAACTTATTCTTGAAACTCATATGTTTTTTATAAGTTTGTCATTAAATTAAGGATGCTTAAAGATATTTCTTTAATTATAAGTATTGTTTTAATAGCAGGATCCAAAAATTATTATTAATAATAGGAAGAAGAACAACAAGCTTTCATCTCCATCACCGCCGAAGCATCCACCATTATTAAAAAATAATACTAATAAGAGAAAGAAAAATAGTAGGCTTTCATCTCCACCACAAAATAGTCCCTCTGCCATAGTCTATAACCTCCTTATATTAATTTTAGCTTTGGCCTACTATATACTATGTTAATCATTAAATTTTGGTTACATCTAAATATTAAAATTTTTCATCGGGTGTCTTCATAATCTCCATGACTTTTTCAAACTTTCTAACTTTTTTATATTTTTCATCTTGGATAAGAGGTTCAAAACATTTGATTAAATCCAACAGATTATTGAATCCTACTGTATTAATTGATTGTGTCATTACGCCATTTTTATATAACTTTTCCTTTGAACTTTCAAGATTATCTCTAGTTTTTATAACCTTTTGAACCATTGTCTTATTTTCATCATCCAAATATTTCATAAGTTTATCTAATATTTCTTTTTTTCTATCCTCTCTGCTTTTAGTAATATCCACACTTTTTATCTCTCCACTATAATCCTCTGACTTAATTCTATTGATC
Proteins encoded:
- a CDS encoding TldD/PmbA family protein, with the translated sequence MIKKDLIQEIINIGLRLGGDFVEIFVENKEVDNIEMAAGNIEKSISGIEYGLGIRIFKDNNSVYAYTSDTSRNNLIELVNEACLTISVNKPYKKINLHKNIIQGHHNIIMLPNKVNKNKKIELMKRAYYKAKDYDESIIQVKIRYMDYVQDVLISNSEGLFVEDRRVRTRTAIQTTASDGKNMQTGFMGPGAHMGFDFYNTINIEDYAKESARMAKTMLHSQDCPSGPMTVVIDNKFGGVIFHEACGHGLEATSVAKGTSVFANKIGHKVASDLVTAVDDGTIPNGWGSQNIDDEGIPTKRNILIENGILKGYMVDRLNGKRLKMEPTGSGRRQSYKYPPTSRMTNTYIQSGDSKKSDIIANTEKGLYAKYMGGGSVNPATGDFNFAVLEGYLIKNGKIDRPVKGATLIGNGKNILMNIDMVGDNLAHGQGICGSSSGMIPTNVGQPTIRVSSMIVGGRGGQI